The Bubalus kerabau isolate K-KA32 ecotype Philippines breed swamp buffalo chromosome X, PCC_UOA_SB_1v2, whole genome shotgun sequence genome has a segment encoding these proteins:
- the EDA2R gene encoding tumor necrosis factor receptor superfamily member 27 isoform X2: MDCQENEYWDQWGRCVTCQLCGPGQELSKDCGYGEGGDAYCTACPPRRYKSSWGHHRCQTCITCAVINRIQKANCTATSNAICGNCLPRFYQKTRIGGLQDQECIPCTKQTPTSEVQCAFQLSLVKADVPTVSPQEATLVALVSSLLVVFTLAFLGLFFLYCKQFFNRHCQRVAGGSLQYEAGETAEEESLFPIPPGQKTSPESPLSESIFETQPLNSILDDNGSSTHGFPIQESFTLASCASESHSHWVHTPVECTELDLRKFSSSASYTGAETLAGNAAESSGDRPELTVLFEVLSP, translated from the exons GATTGTGGTTATGGAGAGGGTGGAGATGCATACTGCACAGCCTGCCCTCCCCGCAGATACAAAAGCAGCTGGGGACACCATAGATGTCAGACTTGCATCACCTGTGCTGTCATCAATCGTATCCAGAAGGCCAATTGTACAGCTACCTCTAATGCCATCTGTGGGAACTGTCTGCCCAG ATTCTACCAAAAGACACGTATTGGAGGCCTACAAGATCAAGAATGTATCCCGTGCACAAAACAGACACCCACCTCTGAAGTTCAGT GTGCCTTCCAGCTGAGCTTAGTGAAGGCAGATGTACCCACAGTATCCCCTCAGGAGGCCACACTTGTTGCACTGGTGAGCAGTCTGCTCGTGGTGTTTACCCTGGCCTTCCTGGGGCTCTTCTTCCTCTACTGCAAGCAGTTCTTCAACAGACATTGCCAGCGTG TTGCAGGAGGTTCACTGCAGTATGAGGCTGGCGAGACAGCAGAGGAAGAATCTCTCTTCCCCATACCACCTGGCCAGAAGACCAGCCCTGAGTCTCCACTGAGTGAAAGCATATTTGAGACCCAGCCACTTAATTCCATCCTAGATGACAACGGCAGCTCAACTCATGGCTTCCCCATACAAGAATCTTTTACCTTGGCCTCCTGTGCCTCAGAGAGCCATTCCCACTGGGTCCACACTCCCGTTGAATGCACAGAGCTGGATCTGCGAAAGTTTTCCAGTTCTGCTTCCTATACTGGAGCTGAGACCTTAGCAGGAAATGCAGCTGAAAGCTCTGGAGACAGGCCAGAGCTCACTGTGCTCTTTGAAGTCCTCAGCCCTTAA
- the EDA2R gene encoding tumor necrosis factor receptor superfamily member 27 isoform X1, with translation MDCQENEYWDQWGRCVTCQLCGPGQELSKDCGYGEGGDAYCTACPPRRYKSSWGHHRCQTCITCAVINRIQKANCTATSNAICGNCLPRFYQKTRIGGLQDQECIPCTKQTPTSEVQCAFQLSLVKADVPTVSPQEATLVALVSSLLVVFTLAFLGLFFLYCKQFFNRHCQRGKVAGGSLQYEAGETAEEESLFPIPPGQKTSPESPLSESIFETQPLNSILDDNGSSTHGFPIQESFTLASCASESHSHWVHTPVECTELDLRKFSSSASYTGAETLAGNAAESSGDRPELTVLFEVLSP, from the exons GATTGTGGTTATGGAGAGGGTGGAGATGCATACTGCACAGCCTGCCCTCCCCGCAGATACAAAAGCAGCTGGGGACACCATAGATGTCAGACTTGCATCACCTGTGCTGTCATCAATCGTATCCAGAAGGCCAATTGTACAGCTACCTCTAATGCCATCTGTGGGAACTGTCTGCCCAG ATTCTACCAAAAGACACGTATTGGAGGCCTACAAGATCAAGAATGTATCCCGTGCACAAAACAGACACCCACCTCTGAAGTTCAGT GTGCCTTCCAGCTGAGCTTAGTGAAGGCAGATGTACCCACAGTATCCCCTCAGGAGGCCACACTTGTTGCACTGGTGAGCAGTCTGCTCGTGGTGTTTACCCTGGCCTTCCTGGGGCTCTTCTTCCTCTACTGCAAGCAGTTCTTCAACAGACATTGCCAGCGTGGTAAGG TTGCAGGAGGTTCACTGCAGTATGAGGCTGGCGAGACAGCAGAGGAAGAATCTCTCTTCCCCATACCACCTGGCCAGAAGACCAGCCCTGAGTCTCCACTGAGTGAAAGCATATTTGAGACCCAGCCACTTAATTCCATCCTAGATGACAACGGCAGCTCAACTCATGGCTTCCCCATACAAGAATCTTTTACCTTGGCCTCCTGTGCCTCAGAGAGCCATTCCCACTGGGTCCACACTCCCGTTGAATGCACAGAGCTGGATCTGCGAAAGTTTTCCAGTTCTGCTTCCTATACTGGAGCTGAGACCTTAGCAGGAAATGCAGCTGAAAGCTCTGGAGACAGGCCAGAGCTCACTGTGCTCTTTGAAGTCCTCAGCCCTTAA